A region of Hydrogenobacter sp. DNA encodes the following proteins:
- a CDS encoding OsmC family protein, whose product MKVKVIQREDFHFIGAGESGREVPIDAAGYVGGKGRGIRPPELLFHSIAGCVGIHIYEALHKEGKHTEHIEIETDAERVTEGYPKVFTKIYLFVKVKGEVSKEDVKKALDKTIYDPGTCSIAYMINKVAPIEYKIELL is encoded by the coding sequence ATGAAGGTGAAGGTAATTCAAAGAGAAGACTTTCACTTTATAGGCGCAGGTGAATCAGGACGGGAAGTACCCATTGATGCGGCGGGATACGTAGGTGGTAAAGGTAGAGGCATAAGACCCCCAGAGCTTTTATTTCACTCCATAGCGGGTTGCGTAGGCATACACATCTATGAAGCCCTCCATAAGGAAGGAAAGCATACAGAACACATAGAGATTGAAACAGACGCAGAAAGGGTCACAGAAGGCTACCCAAAGGTCTTTACCAAAATATACCTATTTGTAAAGGTCAAGGGTGAAGTTTCCAAAGAGGATGTGAAGAAGGCTTTGGACAAAACCATATATGACCCCGGTACATGTTCTATAGCATACATGATAAACAAAGTAGCACCCATAGAGTATAAGATTGAGCTTCTGTAA
- the accC gene encoding acetyl-CoA carboxylase biotin carboxylase subunit — MFKKVLIANRGEIACRIIRACKELGIKTVAIYNEIESTARHVKMADEAYMIGVNPLDTYLNAERIVDLALEVGADAIHPGYGFLAENEHFARLCEEKGINFIGPHWKVIELMGDKARSKEIAKKTGLPTVPGSDGILKDEMEAKRIAREIGYPVLLKASAGGGGRGIRICRNEEELLKNYELAYNEAQKAFGRGDLLLEKYIENPHHIEFQVLGDKYGNVIHLGERDCSIQRRNQKLVEIAPSLLLTPGKRAYYGELVVNTAKEIGYYSAGTMEFVADEKGNIYFIEMNTRIQVEHPVTEMITGIDIVKWQIRIAAGEPLRYKQEDIKFNGYSIECRINAEDPKKNFAPSIGTIERYYAPGGFGIRVEHAASRGYEITPYYDSMIAKLIVWAPQWEVAVDRMKAALETYEITGIKTTIPLLIKIMEDPDFRAGRFNTKYLETHPHLFEYEEKLGKEDFVAFLSAAIAAYHGL, encoded by the coding sequence ATGTTTAAAAAGGTGCTAATTGCCAACAGGGGTGAAATAGCCTGCAGGATAATAAGGGCATGTAAGGAGCTGGGCATAAAGACAGTTGCCATATACAACGAGATAGAATCCACCGCACGCCATGTGAAGATGGCAGACGAAGCCTATATGATAGGTGTAAATCCCCTTGACACTTACCTCAATGCGGAGCGTATAGTAGATTTAGCTCTTGAGGTGGGTGCGGATGCCATACATCCGGGCTATGGCTTTTTGGCGGAGAACGAGCATTTTGCGAGGCTCTGCGAAGAAAAGGGTATAAACTTTATCGGTCCTCACTGGAAGGTGATAGAGCTTATGGGTGATAAGGCGAGGTCAAAAGAGATTGCCAAGAAGACTGGTCTTCCCACCGTGCCCGGAAGCGATGGCATTCTCAAGGACGAGATGGAGGCAAAGCGGATAGCAAGAGAGATAGGCTATCCTGTTCTTCTCAAGGCTTCTGCAGGAGGCGGTGGTAGGGGTATAAGGATATGCAGGAACGAGGAGGAGCTTCTCAAAAACTACGAGCTTGCCTACAACGAGGCTCAGAAAGCCTTTGGCAGGGGGGACCTTTTGCTGGAAAAATACATAGAAAACCCCCACCACATAGAGTTTCAGGTGCTTGGAGACAAGTATGGCAATGTGATACACCTTGGAGAGAGGGACTGTTCCATTCAGAGGAGAAACCAGAAGCTGGTGGAGATAGCACCTTCACTACTGCTGACACCCGGCAAAAGAGCCTATTATGGAGAGCTTGTAGTGAACACCGCAAAGGAAATAGGCTATTACAGCGCCGGCACCATGGAATTTGTGGCGGATGAAAAGGGAAATATCTATTTTATTGAGATGAACACCCGTATTCAGGTGGAGCATCCCGTCACTGAAATGATTACGGGCATAGACATAGTAAAGTGGCAGATACGCATAGCGGCTGGCGAGCCTCTAAGATATAAGCAGGAGGATATAAAGTTTAACGGATACTCAATAGAGTGCAGGATTAACGCAGAAGACCCCAAAAAGAACTTTGCACCAAGCATAGGCACTATAGAGAGGTATTACGCGCCCGGTGGCTTTGGCATAAGGGTGGAGCACGCCGCTTCAAGGGGGTATGAGATAACACCTTACTATGACTCTATGATAGCCAAGCTGATAGTCTGGGCACCACAGTGGGAGGTGGCGGTGGATAGAATGAAGGCAGCCTTAGAGACCTATGAGATAACGGGCATAAAGACCACCATACCCCTTCTTATAAAGATTATGGAAGACCCGGATTTCAGAGCTGGAAGGTTCAACACCAAATACTTAGAGACGCATCCCCACCTCTTTGAGTACGAAGAAAAGCTTGGCAAAGAAGACTTTGTTGCCTTTTTGTCCGCGGCGATAGCCGCATATCATGGACTGTAG
- a CDS encoding folate-binding protein — MRAVIFERSKIRVYGKQGRVLPKGMGEEHTAFLHSLLSNDIKGMKDGSLSYNLWLRQNGTPIEDFFVYKLNDQYVLDTEAKGESIVEEFKKLKLSLRVYFEDLTDNLGHIFIFGEGSSQFIKEHFNATLSDGEVIKSDRFILARNHIRLREEGYDIIGERERLEDLLKDMDRIKEEEFEDLRIERTIPRIRKELREGFSPLEAGVLSYAISLTKGCYVGQEAIARVYYRGRTPRTLAKFEVRGVREGDKIKEEGKDIGVITSVNSKGDIALGYILRTKGEIGKILPCGSGEARLLEMVS; from the coding sequence ATGAGGGCTGTGATTTTTGAAAGGAGCAAGATAAGGGTTTACGGAAAGCAAGGCAGGGTTTTACCAAAGGGAATGGGTGAAGAACATACAGCTTTTTTGCATAGCCTTTTGAGTAACGACATAAAAGGTATGAAAGATGGTAGCCTATCTTACAACCTATGGCTTAGACAGAACGGTACTCCTATTGAAGATTTTTTCGTATACAAGCTCAACGATCAGTACGTATTGGATACGGAAGCTAAGGGGGAAAGCATCGTTGAGGAGTTCAAAAAGCTAAAGCTTTCCCTAAGGGTTTATTTTGAGGATCTTACTGACAATCTCGGACACATTTTTATCTTCGGGGAAGGATCTTCTCAGTTTATAAAGGAACATTTCAACGCAACTTTAAGTGACGGGGAAGTCATAAAGAGTGATAGGTTTATTTTAGCGAGGAATCACATACGCCTGAGGGAGGAAGGTTATGACATTATCGGGGAGAGGGAAAGGTTAGAAGATTTACTCAAAGATATGGATAGAATTAAAGAAGAAGAGTTTGAAGACTTGAGGATTGAGAGAACAATACCGAGAATACGCAAAGAGCTAAGAGAAGGTTTTTCTCCTTTAGAAGCGGGTGTGCTTTCTTATGCCATAAGCTTAACCAAAGGATGTTATGTGGGACAAGAAGCTATAGCGAGAGTTTATTACAGAGGAAGAACCCCAAGAACCTTAGCTAAGTTTGAAGTAAGAGGAGTAAGGGAAGGAGACAAGATAAAGGAAGAGGGAAAAGATATCGGTGTTATAACTTCCGTAAATTCTAAAGGTGATATCGCCTTGGGCTATATATTAAGAACTAAAGGTGAAATAGGAAAGATCCTCCCCTGTGGTTCAGGGGAGGCAAGGCTCTTAGAAATGGTTTCTTAA
- a CDS encoding site-specific DNA-methyltransferase, whose amino-acid sequence MGRRVKGTATYSFGAGGRFAHDSSKFYSRRLIESFAERYRREELISEEQEFPKELLNKILCKSSEDMSEIPDNSVHLMITSPPYNVGKEYDDDLDFDSYRSFLKRVWREVYRVLVPGGRACINVANLGRKPYIPLHAFIIQDMLEIGFLMRGEIIWVKEGGGAPSTAWGTWLSAKNPVIRDEHEYILIFSKGMYERKKSGSKKDTITRDEFLTYTRSVWYMKSESAKKVGHPAPFPVELPYRLIQLYTFEGDVVLDPFMGSGSTALASIKTSRFYIGYEINQEYIELANLRIKEFLKGGKACTLWR is encoded by the coding sequence ATGGGCAGAAGAGTAAAAGGCACTGCAACTTATAGCTTTGGAGCTGGTGGAAGGTTTGCGCATGATTCAAGCAAATTCTACTCACGAAGGCTTATTGAAAGTTTTGCAGAGCGGTATAGAAGGGAAGAACTTATATCAGAGGAGCAAGAGTTTCCTAAGGAGCTTTTAAATAAAATACTTTGTAAATCTTCAGAGGATATGTCCGAAATACCTGACAACAGCGTGCATCTCATGATAACATCTCCACCTTACAATGTGGGTAAGGAATATGATGATGATTTGGATTTTGATAGTTACAGGAGCTTTTTGAAAAGGGTCTGGAGGGAAGTCTATAGAGTTCTTGTGCCGGGTGGTCGTGCATGTATTAACGTGGCAAACCTTGGAAGAAAGCCTTATATACCTCTTCATGCCTTTATAATACAGGATATGTTAGAGATAGGTTTCTTAATGCGTGGTGAAATTATATGGGTAAAAGAAGGAGGCGGGGCACCCTCTACTGCCTGGGGCACATGGCTTTCTGCAAAGAACCCTGTGATAAGGGATGAACACGAATATATACTGATATTTTCAAAGGGAATGTATGAGAGAAAGAAAAGCGGAAGTAAAAAGGATACCATTACAAGGGATGAATTTCTAACCTATACAAGAAGTGTCTGGTATATGAAGTCAGAATCAGCAAAGAAGGTAGGACATCCCGCACCCTTTCCAGTAGAGCTACCCTACAGGCTCATTCAGCTATACACCTTTGAAGGTGATGTGGTACTTGACCCCTTTATGGGAAGCGGTTCAACCGCCCTGGCAAGCATAAAAACAAGCAGGTTCTATATAGGCTATGAGATAAACCAAGAATATATTGAGCTGGCAAACTTAAGGATTAAAGAATTTTTAAAAGGAGGTAAGGCATGCACGCTGTGGAGATAA
- a CDS encoding ThaI family type II restriction endonuclease — protein MVDLLAGLFRDEAMVAKIRKKLPYLFKLAELEVSRGGKVGMEAGTLRERVVVAMLKYYFGEHKVKEPDIITHEVDVILEGHSNPISIKTKTGRGYSGVKLVWTVDWKKVDEFVEIYKPKADILFSRINWDGIGEFCYIPLKLQLELFGKYGGLYFKKPKKETNPRGVEISSDVLQEAVATAKNMGYVIDIYWKTANIGYDPYKRWIDLWAEE, from the coding sequence ATGGTAGACTTATTAGCAGGTTTGTTTAGAGATGAGGCTATGGTGGCGAAGATAAGGAAAAAACTGCCGTATCTGTTTAAGCTGGCTGAGCTGGAGGTGTCAAGAGGAGGAAAGGTAGGTATGGAAGCCGGAACTTTGAGAGAAAGAGTTGTAGTTGCTATGCTCAAGTATTATTTTGGTGAGCATAAAGTTAAAGAGCCTGATATAATCACGCATGAAGTTGATGTAATTCTTGAAGGGCATAGCAATCCCATATCAATAAAAACAAAGACAGGAAGGGGATATTCAGGTGTCAAACTTGTATGGACTGTGGACTGGAAAAAGGTAGATGAGTTTGTTGAAATATATAAGCCGAAGGCAGATATACTTTTCTCTCGTATAAACTGGGATGGTATCGGAGAGTTTTGTTATATACCGCTTAAACTTCAGCTTGAATTGTTTGGTAAGTATGGAGGATTATACTTTAAAAAGCCAAAAAAAGAAACTAACCCAAGAGGAGTAGAGATAAGCTCTGATGTTTTACAGGAAGCGGTAGCAACAGCAAAAAATATGGGCTATGTTATAGATATATACTGGAAAACTGCTAACATAGGCTATGACCCATACAAGAGGTGGATAGATTTATGGGCAGAAGAGTAA
- the mobA gene encoding molybdenum cofactor guanylyltransferase MobA, whose product MNECFILAGGQSRRFGEDKVLFQIKGKRCIEYVLDALAPVCDRLAVVGKDSNKLFSLRDIEFIYDLIPQQGALVGIYTALKNTKTDRALIVSVDMPLIKSSVAKYIIDHFKEPITIYCIRDKIYPLFGVYKNTVYEELESYLRNGKKKVMEFLERVGYHCIREDEILKLDPDLSSFVNMNTKKDLEIILKLMGRTKLKVSGMTCEHCANTVKKALFALEGVSEVNVDLQKGEVEVVTQKDVPFESFKSAIEEWGYKVLGEV is encoded by the coding sequence ATGAACGAGTGTTTTATACTTGCGGGAGGACAAAGCAGACGGTTTGGCGAGGATAAGGTGCTTTTTCAGATAAAAGGAAAAAGATGTATAGAGTATGTGTTGGATGCTCTCGCTCCCGTGTGTGACAGGCTTGCCGTAGTGGGAAAAGACAGCAACAAGCTTTTCAGTCTGAGAGATATTGAGTTTATATACGATTTAATCCCACAGCAAGGTGCACTCGTAGGTATATATACAGCCTTAAAAAATACGAAAACTGACAGGGCGCTTATTGTTAGTGTGGACATGCCACTCATAAAATCGTCTGTTGCGAAGTATATAATTGATCACTTCAAAGAACCCATAACCATCTACTGTATAAGGGATAAGATCTATCCTCTCTTTGGTGTGTATAAGAATACGGTGTATGAGGAGCTTGAGAGTTACCTCAGGAACGGTAAAAAGAAGGTAATGGAGTTTCTGGAAAGGGTTGGTTACCACTGTATAAGGGAGGATGAGATTCTCAAGCTTGATCCCGACCTTTCATCTTTCGTAAACATGAATACAAAAAAAGATCTGGAGATTATATTAAAACTCATGGGTAGGACTAAATTAAAAGTAAGCGGTATGACTTGCGAACACTGTGCTAATACAGTGAAAAAAGCTCTCTTTGCCTTAGAAGGTGTGTCTGAAGTTAATGTGGATTTACAAAAAGGTGAAGTGGAAGTGGTCACACAGAAAGATGTACCTTTTGAAAGTTTCAAGAGTGCCATAGAAGAGTGGGGATATAAGGTTTTAGGTGAGGTTTGA
- the cfiA gene encoding 2-oxoglutarate carboxylase large subunit, with protein MHAVEIMEEIQEKLKEYERSGYKKKILITDLTPRDGQQCKLATRVRTEDLLPLCEAMDKVGFYAVEVWGGATYDVCLRYLKEDPWERLRRIKEVMPNTKLQMLFRGQNIVGYRPKSDKLVYKFVERAVKNGITVFRVFDALNDNRNIQTAVKAIKEFGGEAHAEISYTRSPIHTYKKWIEYALEIAEMGADWLSFKDATGIIMPFETYAIIKGIKEATGGKLPVLLHNHDMSGTAIVNHMMAVLAGVDMLDTVLSPLAFGSSHPATESVVAMLEGTPFDTGIDMKKLDELSEIVKQIRRKYKKYETEYAGVNAKVLIHKIPGGMISNMVAQLIEANALDKIEEALEEVPNVERDLGHPPLLTPSSQIVGVQAVLNVISGERYKVITKEVRDYVEGKYGKPPGPISKELAEKILGPGKEPDFSIRAADLADPNDWDKAYEETKALLGREPTDEEVLLYALFPMQAKDFFVAREKGELHPEPIDELIEATEVKPGVVPGAAPIEFEIVYHGEKFKVRVEGVSAHSEPGKPRKYYIKVDGRLEEIQLTPLTEAIPSTGPSQAVLQAEEKGIPKATQPGDATAPMPGRVVRVLVKEGDSVKEGQTVAIVEAMKMENEIHAPISGIVKRIFVKPGDNVTPDDALLRIEPAVEETSYG; from the coding sequence ATGCACGCTGTGGAGATAATGGAAGAGATTCAGGAGAAGCTAAAGGAGTATGAGAGGTCCGGCTACAAGAAGAAAATACTTATAACGGACCTCACACCGAGAGATGGGCAACAGTGTAAACTTGCAACGCGCGTGAGAACGGAGGATCTGTTACCTTTGTGTGAAGCTATGGATAAGGTGGGCTTTTATGCTGTTGAGGTATGGGGGGGTGCTACTTACGATGTGTGCCTGAGATACCTCAAAGAGGATCCTTGGGAGAGGCTCAGGCGTATAAAGGAGGTAATGCCCAACACAAAGCTGCAGATGCTCTTCAGAGGTCAAAACATCGTAGGATACAGACCCAAGTCTGACAAACTGGTTTATAAATTTGTTGAAAGAGCCGTAAAGAACGGTATCACCGTATTCAGAGTGTTTGATGCTCTTAATGACAACAGAAATATCCAAACCGCGGTGAAAGCCATAAAGGAGTTCGGAGGCGAGGCGCATGCAGAGATAAGCTATACGAGAAGCCCTATACATACGTACAAAAAATGGATAGAATACGCCCTTGAGATAGCGGAAATGGGTGCGGATTGGCTTTCCTTTAAGGATGCTACTGGTATTATCATGCCCTTTGAAACTTACGCTATCATAAAAGGTATTAAGGAGGCAACGGGTGGAAAACTCCCGGTGCTGCTACACAATCATGATATGAGTGGAACAGCTATAGTTAACCACATGATGGCTGTGCTTGCGGGAGTTGATATGTTGGATACGGTTCTGTCACCTCTTGCCTTTGGATCCTCACACCCTGCTACAGAGTCCGTAGTAGCTATGCTCGAAGGAACACCTTTTGATACAGGTATAGACATGAAAAAGCTGGATGAACTTTCTGAAATAGTAAAACAGATAAGAAGAAAGTATAAAAAGTACGAAACTGAGTATGCAGGTGTGAATGCCAAGGTACTTATACATAAGATACCCGGAGGTATGATATCTAATATGGTAGCACAGCTGATAGAAGCGAACGCATTGGATAAAATAGAAGAGGCTCTTGAAGAGGTACCCAACGTTGAAAGGGATCTGGGACACCCCCCTCTCCTTACACCCTCCTCTCAGATAGTAGGTGTGCAGGCGGTTCTCAATGTCATATCGGGCGAACGCTATAAGGTAATAACAAAGGAAGTCAGGGATTATGTGGAGGGCAAATACGGAAAGCCTCCGGGTCCCATATCAAAGGAGCTGGCGGAAAAGATACTGGGTCCGGGTAAAGAACCCGACTTTTCCATAAGAGCTGCGGACCTGGCGGACCCCAACGACTGGGACAAGGCTTATGAGGAAACAAAAGCACTGCTTGGTAGAGAACCCACCGATGAAGAGGTGCTTCTTTACGCCCTCTTCCCCATGCAGGCAAAGGACTTTTTCGTAGCGAGGGAAAAAGGAGAGCTTCATCCTGAACCCATTGACGAACTTATAGAAGCAACAGAAGTAAAGCCAGGAGTAGTTCCTGGTGCTGCACCTATTGAATTTGAAATAGTTTATCATGGAGAGAAGTTTAAGGTAAGGGTTGAGGGTGTAAGCGCCCACTCAGAGCCCGGAAAGCCTAGAAAGTACTATATTAAAGTGGACGGAAGGCTTGAAGAAATACAGCTGACACCACTGACGGAGGCTATACCTTCTACAGGTCCTTCACAGGCTGTACTGCAGGCTGAAGAAAAAGGAATACCTAAAGCTACACAGCCAGGTGATGCTACGGCTCCTATGCCGGGAAGGGTAGTCAGGGTGTTGGTAAAGGAAGGTGATAGCGTTAAAGAAGGGCAAACGGTAGCCATTGTGGAAGCTATGAAGATGGAAAATGAGATACACGCCCCTATAAGCGGTATAGTGAAAAGGATATTTGTAAAGCCGGGAGATAATGTAACTCCTGATGATGCCCTCCTCAGAATAGAGCCTGCAGTTGAAGAAACTAGCTACGGTTAA
- a CDS encoding serine/threonine protein kinase: MRFEELKVELKGIKLIGEGWRSYIYRAEFLGKDVAVKVAKNKSVQQAINKEAHILEMLKGMKNFPQILVYGEDFVLYEFIEGVPFEKCILTPEEKNRILLKTLELAYLLDRMCISKDEFHKLDKNLLVDKSGEVYIIDFERGKISCKRKTNITQFIQLLMREKYLDLKEAVDLGKAYIKEPERVFNELKRILVSSLRETT; encoded by the coding sequence GTGAGGTTTGAAGAGCTAAAAGTTGAACTTAAAGGCATAAAGCTAATAGGTGAAGGATGGAGAAGCTATATATACAGAGCTGAATTTCTCGGTAAGGATGTAGCTGTAAAGGTAGCCAAAAACAAAAGTGTACAGCAGGCAATAAACAAAGAGGCCCATATACTTGAGATGCTCAAAGGGATGAAGAACTTTCCTCAGATCCTCGTATATGGAGAGGATTTTGTGCTTTACGAATTTATAGAGGGAGTGCCCTTTGAGAAGTGCATCCTTACACCTGAAGAAAAGAACAGAATCCTTTTAAAAACCCTTGAGCTTGCCTATCTCCTTGATAGGATGTGTATATCAAAGGATGAATTTCATAAGTTGGACAAAAACTTGCTTGTGGATAAAAGTGGAGAAGTTTACATAATAGATTTTGAAAGGGGTAAAATCTCCTGCAAAAGAAAAACCAACATTACGCAGTTTATACAGCTTCTCATGAGGGAAAAATACTTAGATCTTAAGGAGGCTGTAGATCTCGGAAAGGCGTACATAAAGGAGCCTGAGAGGGTGTTTAATGAGCTTAAAAGAATTCTTGTTAGCAGTTTACGAGAGACTACTTGA
- a CDS encoding endonuclease III domain-containing protein — MSLKEFLLAVYERLLEFYGYQRWWPIDTSYHSRMDTDPRDEIIISAVLVQNTSWKNVEKALERMKRKGILSLDFVRKVDEKTLQELIRPAGFYRLKSHRLKEVAFFLNPTEKVSYVKRQELLKVRGIGKETADAILLYAGNRLNFVIDKYTHRLMERLYGLKGSYEDLKETFEKHLPKDVGIYKEFHALIDEHAKRFCKSTPLCGGCPVKEMCISADPSS, encoded by the coding sequence ATGAGCTTAAAAGAATTCTTGTTAGCAGTTTACGAGAGACTACTTGAGTTTTATGGGTACCAGAGATGGTGGCCCATTGATACGTCTTATCACTCACGGATGGATACGGATCCAAGAGATGAAATAATTATATCTGCCGTGCTTGTACAAAATACAAGCTGGAAAAATGTGGAAAAGGCTCTTGAGAGAATGAAACGGAAGGGTATTTTGTCTCTTGACTTTGTACGAAAGGTGGATGAAAAAACCCTTCAAGAACTTATAAGACCGGCAGGTTTTTACAGGTTAAAGTCTCACAGATTGAAAGAAGTGGCTTTTTTCTTAAATCCTACAGAAAAGGTCAGTTATGTAAAACGGCAAGAGCTTCTGAAGGTGCGAGGAATAGGAAAAGAGACTGCAGACGCCATACTGCTTTATGCCGGAAATAGGCTGAATTTCGTCATTGATAAGTATACGCACCGTTTGATGGAACGACTTTACGGATTGAAAGGTAGCTATGAAGATCTCAAAGAGACCTTTGAGAAACATTTACCTAAAGATGTGGGGATTTACAAAGAGTTTCATGCCCTTATAGATGAGCATGCAAAGAGGTTTTGTAAAAGCACCCCCCTCTGTGGGGGATGCCCTG